ACCGACCTGCAGGTGGCGCGAGCGTTACAGAAGCGCGTGCTTGCCGCGGCCCTTGGCGACACCGTGCCCACCGTCGAGTCGTCGCAGTACAAGCTGTTCATGAACGAAGCGGGGCAGCGCGTGGCCGACACCGCGCTCGACCTCGCGGGCGTTGCCGGCCAGTTGCGGGTAGGGCAGCGCCACACACCCCAGGACGGACGCTTCGAGCGCAGCTATCGCTACACGGTGGTCGACACCATAGGCGGCGGCACCTCGGAGATACAGAAAAACATAATAGCCACGCGGGCGCTTGGCCTGCCGCGCAGTTTTTAGGTTCTGCTGGCGGGTTCGGTGGGGGCGGCGGCCGTCGGATCGATCTCCAGCAGCTCGGCGCAGGCCTGCTCGGGCAGTTCAAGCGTGCGTGCCACGGTAAGCCCCACTACCGCCGGGTCCATGGCGCCTGCCCAGCCCGGGTAGCCGCCGGCTTCCCACTCCTGGTAGGCCACCTGGGCGCGTTCGGGATCCCAGCTGGCGTTGAAGTTGGTCCAGGCCGGTCCGCAGCGCAGCACCGTTACCCGTGTGCCCTGTTCGGCCAGTTCGCGCCTGAGCGAGACGGCATAGTTTTCAAGCGCCGCCTTGGTAGCGGCGTACACCGCCATCCACGGGTAGGGGTCGTTCACTGTCGTCGAAGAGATCATCACCACCTGGCCACCTTTGGCCGCGCGCAGCAGTGGCACGGCCTCGCGGCAGCAGTACATTGCGCCCAGCAGGTTGGTGTCCAGCTGCGCGGTCAACTCGTGGTCGGCGAGGTCTTCCACGCGCGCGAGTTCGGCCACGCCGGCGTTGATGACCAGTATGTCCAGGCGGCCGTCAAACAGATCGGCGGC
The genomic region above belongs to Candidatus Binatota bacterium and contains:
- a CDS encoding SDR family oxidoreductase, with product MVRARLALRRLPPERDRTRDGAGGFLGVPGDQDAGIPRLSEAGSHSTPRSLAGKTALVTGASRGLGLAITEALVERGVCVAMLARAGDSDPDDATNKTGKLAEEAARLGERARAIQADVADPDSVRSAFAEAADLFDGRLDILVINAGVAELARVEDLADHELTAQLDTNLLGAMYCCREAVPLLRAAKGGQVVMISSTTVNDPYPWMAVYAATKAALENYAVSLRRELAEQGTRVTVLRCGPAWTNFNASWDPERAQVAYQEWEAGGYPGWAGAMDPAVVGLTVARTLELPEQACAELLEIDPTAAAPTEPASRT